In Ferribacterium limneticum, a genomic segment contains:
- the yaaA gene encoding peroxide stress protein YaaA codes for MLIFLSPAKSLDYKTPPHVATHTQPAYLKHSEALIKKLRKLSPADIANLMDLSDPLALLNFNRYADWSLPFTPENAKQAVLAFDGDVYDGLAAKTLGAEDLDFAQQRVRILSGLYGILKPLDLMQPYRLEMGTKFANKAGKDLYAYWGERLLEAINAELADMPRPVAVNLASEEYFKAAVGRKINGTVIQPVFEDWKNGKYKIISFYAKRARGLMTRYAVLNRLSEPEGLKDFDSDGYAFAPEASDDKSWVFRRRQ; via the coding sequence GCCGGCTTACCTGAAGCACTCGGAAGCCTTGATCAAAAAGCTGCGCAAATTGTCGCCGGCCGATATCGCCAATTTGATGGACCTCTCCGATCCGCTGGCGTTGCTCAATTTCAACCGCTACGCCGACTGGTCGCTGCCCTTCACGCCGGAAAACGCCAAGCAGGCAGTGCTCGCCTTCGACGGCGATGTTTACGATGGCCTGGCGGCGAAAACGCTGGGCGCCGAGGATCTCGACTTCGCCCAGCAGCGCGTGCGCATCCTGTCCGGACTCTACGGCATCCTCAAGCCGCTCGACCTCATGCAGCCCTACCGGCTGGAAATGGGCACCAAGTTCGCCAACAAGGCCGGCAAGGATCTCTACGCCTACTGGGGCGAGCGTCTGCTCGAGGCGATCAATGCCGAGTTGGCCGACATGCCGCGACCGGTCGCGGTCAACCTCGCTTCCGAGGAGTATTTCAAGGCCGCCGTCGGCCGCAAGATCAACGGCACGGTGATCCAGCCGGTGTTCGAGGACTGGAAGAACGGTAAGTACAAGATCATCAGCTTCTACGCCAAGCGTGCGCGCGGCTTGATGACGCGCTACGCCGTGTTGAACCGGCTGAGCGAGCCGGAAGGGCTCAAGGATTTTGATAGCGACGGCTACGCTTTCGCGCCCGAAGCATCCGACGACAAGAGCTGGGTGTTCCGCCGGCGTCAATGA